From the genome of Phaeodactylum tricornutum CCAP 1055/1 chromosome 13, whole genome shotgun sequence, one region includes:
- a CDS encoding predicted protein gives MPKRRRSKSAEGTASTKSATSTRASPKMSLDGTPPSQTRAPTPARSNPFTDLFVESENVVNDGILDSTLVFLEKGILTEPGFRTAATELMDYVEACQDDNTSTTPTTVTSCSTLTTPQVSLVLLPWAIRNILGTEVSTDELVWRALSVCLQLVAATSHQNDLQRDDQWESILTKSTLFKLVPRIAVFCVRNECILETDDTSEIEKARAFGCQAYETILASNLYAPTLDVACHKVWIPLVECLTRNDQGSSSAKRTTCALQATVRFLRKLQCSGKGNPKTIFGLVATREVLVAASRTYTLLDTNPDGRTTLRDFLYQSLFDVSQHMDGFRSLLSKGTIPVQEDNSMDTGSPLSERDKPTLFFRCYQDSLLKTITESIVMEDVDVIQTVPVLLRGFLHESMAWEVRERENKRQKGSLNSEISNTVLFQMFVFLTVPLRKLLVSSKVPETISPATQALRECLESLFEQDAYLPSQDVDGKQLLYLGIITNELSSLSATQMVQPADNALAANCIHSFRTLMQLNHNLLHEQISSITVLLFQFGGDYRLGNEITQFLVVVVETYTKLRRQGYLIRAILQVVGVLTHTKGGENAVSLPSLLQHTSLMTAFANSAQYSPVFQVKEIFETIQKFILGLKESDSSLENTVRALDSVVELTIVMVQNVRVDSGTASEVASLCQEVVDTALLRLISPSLGSLTGAGLRLCGWFIELHARCAFWLGPETQLEIPPSVMEILSTASQYAKGGEDLAGYEQILDELLFLALHRLRQLHSLIHEQERINLGALRSIEGNNVFTIEASKLAFFAGFVAKQNEDSPLSGSRWSKVARAFASWSPYAEDEDVRLFLEWMIGVLATDEATTECHLDSCKIPQSNAAVRENLQTARALLYDSSFLEDARVASKFALAALSCTSISVTSAIETLGSIRFHETKSSGTSPLPLGINSKDKSGQLDAHLVTEMPLFDSTTALSKSSRKTMLACLQKTGRPLMFVNSLASLYCHLEDPMDFVDSLLRLDQVCRSMAMLSSDISQKALHLVKVLRFAVASTLTRIDAGSLFHVLGNSQEITEVLKTIVLSVKHLCLETSLSTSEVMAEILTASSALTEQLVRVSGVFEEQIKQRFEQLIRTAFCIDSSIKSERVHEIGVVACLGRSILKGMKSNQLFHEETSDSTAFRNIRGLLFPLVAELCLGSEDSTCSRHGYLLFGDLIRFTTDSENCPFAETRRDIESVCIASLCNASLSKDALHCRRYVVACLVETRPSPAVARQILDQILNCQVSFPLLDTSFCQLVGSLHEQALEEMFERLVSDQQLLVRSRPLNLRLSRYVVQCVKETDQIEVASKYGQTLFRVAVDSIYGFTPGASWQHDFEESVNLVVELILRRDVFACRELDLAHLLCRLTDVLRPNGKVKYVTDHIFASCGRIIMTIFLRYSKQVYSCVPSMIQVLRSLQRHVLYRTGENGLDIADRAQRLTRLYEQVYAHRDVFKKHVLGLLLDFVYCLQQDTNPTVKESMTPAVYCLLDTLSKYETKQLKGLMDLKAKAVFKAVYQGYHVHHAYKGQ, from the coding sequence ATGCCCAAACGCCGTCGCAGTAAATCGGCCGAAGGAACGGCGAGCACGAAAAGTGCTACGTCGACGAGAGCCTCCCCGAAAATGAGCCTGGATGGTACGCCTCCATCACAGACACGAGCGCCTACGCCGGCGCGCTCCAACCCGTTTACGGACCTGTTTGTGGAGTCCGAAAATGTTGTAAACGATGGCATTCTGGACAGCACACTGGTGTTTCTGGAAAAGGGAATCCTCACCGAGCCTGGCTTTCGTACAGCGGCTACGGAGTTGATGGACTACGTCGAGGCTTGCCAAGATGACAACACGTCCACAACGCCCACAACAGTGACATCGTGTTCCACCTTGACGACGCCGCAAGTTTCCCTTGTGCTCCTGCCATGGGCAATTCGTAATATTTTGGGCACGGAAGTATCCACGGACGAATTGGTGTGGCGTGCACTTTCCGTTTGTCTCCAATTGGTCGCAGCTACCTCTCACCAGAACGATTTGCAGAGAGATGATCAATGGGAAAGTATTTTGACCAAGTCGACTTTATTCAAGCTTGTTCCCAGAATTGCTGTTTTCTGTGTACGCAATGAATGCATCCTGGAAACCGACGATACGTCGGAAATAGAGAAGGCCCGAGCATTTGGTTGTCAAGCGTACGAAACAATTCTGGCGTCAAACTTGTACGCACCGACTTTGGACGTCGCCTGCCACAAGGTGTGGATTCCCCTAGTGGAGTGTCTAACCAGAAACGACCAGGGTTCTTCTAGCGCCAAGCGCACGACCTGTGCACTGCAGGCCACGGTACGATTTCTGCGCAAGCTCCAATGCTCCGGCAAGGGCAATCCGAAAACGATTTTTGGTTTAGTGGCAACCCGAGAAGTCCTGGTGGCAGCATCGCGGACGTATACGTTGTTGGATACAAACCCTGATGGGCGAACAACGCTGCGAGACTTTCTTTACCAAAGTCTCTTTGACGTGTCGCAGCATATGGATGGATTTCGATCGTTGCTCTCCAAGGGCACAATCCCTGTTCAAGAAGATAACAGTATGGACACAGGATCTCCACTCAGCGAACGAGACAAACCTACTCTTTTCTTTCGATGCTACCAAGATTCTCTGCTGAAGACGATAACAGAAAGCATTGTTATGGAGGACGTCGATGTCATTCAGACCGTGCCCGTCTTACTCCGTGGCTTTTTGCATGAATCCATGGCTTGGGAGGTAAGGGAGAGAGAGAACAAGAGGCAGAAAGGCTCACTTAATTCCGAAATCTCGAATACGGTTCTCTTTCAAATGTTCGTATTTCTGACTGTTCCCCTTCGTAAGTTGCTGGTTTCCTCAAAAGTACCAGAAACCATCAGTCCCGCGACGCAAGCTCTACGCGAGTGTCTGGAGTCTTTGTTCGAGCAAGACGCCTACCTTCCATCACAAGACGTGGACGGAAAACAACTCTTGTATTTGGGCATTATCACCAATGAGCTGAGTTCGTTATCGGCTACCCAGATGGTGCAGCCAGCTGACAATGCACTTGCTGCTAATTGTATACACTCTTTTCGAACACTGATGCAATTGAATCACAATCTTCTTCATGAACAGATATCTTCCATTACGGTCCTCTTGTTTCAGTTTGGTGGCGATTACCGACTTGGAAACGAGATAACCCAGTTTCTGGTCGTAGTTGTGGAGACGTATACCAAGCTAAGACGACAAGGCTATTTAATTCGTGCAATTCTGCAAGTGGTCGGAGTCCTTACCCATACAAAGGGAGGTGAGAATGCTGTATCACTTCCGTCTCTACTACAACATACATCATTGATGACGGCTTTCGCCAACTCTGCTCAGTACAGTCCGGTCTTTCAGGTGAAAGAAATATTTGAAACCATCCAAAAGTTTATCTTGGGTTTGAAAGAGAGTGATAGTTCCTTGGAAAACACCGTTCGTGCGTTGGATTCAGTCGTAGAGCTGACAATCGTCATGGTACAAAATGTGAGAGTTGACAGTGGGACAGCTTCCGAGGTGGCATCATTGTGTCAGGAGGTCGTCGACACTGCGCTTTTAAGACTCATCAGTCCTTCACTGGGTTCTCTCACTGGTGCAGGGCTACGGCTTTGTGGGTGGTTTATTGAATTACACGCAAGGTGTGCCTTTTGGTTGGGCCCGGAAACCCAACTGGAGATTCCACCTTCAGTCATGGAGATTCTATCAACTGCATCGCAATACGCCAAAGGAGGAGAAGATTTGGCGGGCTACGAGCAAATACTGGACGAGCTCCTCTTTTTGGCATTGCATCGACTACGCCAACTACATTCGCTGATTCATGAGCAAGAGCGCATAAATTTGGGGGCTCTGAGGTCGATAGAAGGAAACAATGTTTTCACCATAGAAGCTAGCAAGTTAGCGTTTTTTGCTGGATTTGTTGCGAAACAGAATGAGGACTCTCCCTTGTCAGGTTCTCGATGGAGTAAAGTTGCTCGCGCTTTCGCTTCATGGTCGCCATACgctgaagacgaagacgtcCGACTCTTTTTGGAATGGATGATTGGAGTTTTGGCTACTGACGAAGCAACGACAGAATGTCATCTCGATTCTTGTAAGATTCCTCAAAGCAATGCAGCCGTACGAGAAAATCTACAAACAGCAAGAGCACTTCTGTACGATTCCTCGTTTTTGGAGGATGCTCGCGTAGCTTCCAAGTTTGCCCTTGCCGCCCTCTCCTGTACATCGATTTCGGTAACGTCGGCAATCGAAACGCTCGGAAGTATCCGCTTCCACGAAACGAAGTCATCGGGTACTTCTCCTTTACCCCTTGGAATCAACAGCAAGGACAAATCTGGTCAGCTTGATGCGCATCTCGTGACAGAAATGCCGCTTTTCGACTCGACTACTGCATTGTCGAAGTCAAGTCGGAAGACAATGCTGGCATGTTTGCAAAAGACTGGAAGGCCTTTGATGTTTGTTAACAGCTTAGCCTCACTGTATTGCCACCTAGAGGATCCCATGGATTTCGTCGACTCGTTGTTGAGGTTGGATCAAGTCTGTAGATCCATGGCGATGTTGAGTTCCGATATATCTCAAAAAGCTCTTCATCTAGTGAAAGTGTTAAGGTTTGCTGTGGCCAGCACCCTTACTCGCATCGACGCGGGGTCTCTTTTTCACGTGTTGGGTAATTCTCAAGAAATCACGGAGGTCTTGAAGACAATAGTGCTGTCAGTAAAGCATTTGTGTCTTGAGACCTCCCTTTCAACGTCGGAAGTGATGGCAGAAATTTTGACGGCATCTTCTGCACTGACGGAGCAGCTCGTCCGTGTATCCGGAGTTTTCGAGGAGCAGATAAAACAAAGATTTGAGCAACTCATCAGAACAGCATTCTGCATCGATAGTTCAATCAAGTCAGAACGGGTTCATGAGATTGGTGTAGTTGCGTGCCTAGGACGTTCCATCCTGAAAGGCATGAAATCAAATCAACTCTTTCATGAGGAGACGTCGGATTCAACTGCTTTCAGAAACATTCGCGGTTTGTTGTTTCCATTGGTTGCAGAACTCTGCTTAGGAAGCGAAGATAGTACATGTAGCCGTCATGGATATCTCTTGTTTGGAGATCTCATTCGATTCACCACTGATTCGGAAAACTGTCCCTTTGCCGAAACAAGAAGGGATATTGAATCTGTTTGCATAGCCTCGCTTTGCAACGCGTCTCTCTCTAAAGATGCCTTACATTGCAGGCGGTACGTAGTGGCATGTCTTGTAGAGACAAGACCATCTCCTGCAGTTGCCCGGCAAATTCTCGACCAGATCCTTAATTGCCAGGTTTCGTTTCCGCTGTTGGATACTAGTTTTTGTCAGTTGGTCGGCAGTCTTCATGAGCAAGCTCTGGAGGAAATGTTTGAACGTCTTGTATCTGACCAGCAATTGTTGGTAAGATCTAGGCCACTGAATCTTCGTCTTTCACGATACGTTGTGCAATGTGTGAAAGAAACGGACCAAATCGAAGTGGCATCGAAGTACGGCCAAACTCTATTTCGAGTTGCCGTGGATTCAATTTACGGTTTTACTCCCGGTGCTTCATGGCAACATGATTTTGAGGAGTCAGTAAACTTGGTTGTAGAATTGATTTTGAGACGAGACGTATTTGCCTGTCGGGAGCTGGACTTGGCTCATTTGTTGTGTCGGCTGACGGATGTGCTCCGTCCAAATGGAAAAGTGAAGTATGTGACGGATCATATATTTGCCTCTTGCGGACGAATAATCATGACAATCTTTCTGCGCTACTCCAAACAAGTGTACAGTTGCGTTCCGTCGATGATACAGGTCCTGCGCTCGTTACAACGACATGTTTTGTACAGAACCGGCGAGAATGGTCTGGATATTGCGGACCGGGCGCAGCGGCTGACACGGTTGTACGAGCAAGTGTACGCGCACCGAGACGTTTTTAAAAAGCACGTGCTGGGCTTGCTACTTGACTTTGTCTACTGCCTCCAACAGGACACCAATCCGACTGTCAAGGAAAGTATGACACCTGCCGTATACTGTCTTTTGGATACACTCTCCAAATACGAAACGAAGCAACTGAAGGGTCTCATGGATTTGAAGGCGAAGGCAGTGTTCAAGGCCGTCTATCAAGGCTATCATGTGCATCATGCATACAAAGGGCAATAA
- a CDS encoding predicted protein has product DDTVGHFRGDPGTLLLDRYKVLRQVGIGTFGKVLDCTDLRRSASGPTSEVVAIKVVRDVPRYYESALIEAKIVRQVNRRGGRGLSHCVNLHDAFTFQGHYCIVFESLGPSLYDFMKLHNYKSFPMECVQDFAIQLLETLEFLHSFRLIHTDLKIENVLLMNAREVSFSHGDRRHQQYVPASTRIKVIDFGGACYDEEKKSTVINTRQYRAPEVILGTGWSMPSDIWSTGCILAELYQGELLFSTHDNLEHLALIERTLGPFPRHLVERAKKLGGSSDSSSRRFAREAFDSKGRHRMGRVLSSENAAYVQKAMPLERLIASHDDWFLELLRRMLVIDPQERATAHECLQYLTRVRRNVPRFL; this is encoded by the coding sequence GACGACACGGTTGGACATTTTCGGGGAGACCCCGGTACGCTTCTCCTCGATCGATATAAAGTGTTGCGGCAGGTCGGTATTGGTACATTTGGTAAGGTTTTGGACTGTACCGATCTGCGACGGTCAGCGTCCGGACCAACGTCGGAAGTCGTTGCCATCAAGGTGGTTCGGGATGTACCTCGGTACTACGAATCGGCCCTGATTGAAGCCAAGATTGTGCGGCAAGTAAACCGCCGAGGTGGACGCGGCTTATCCCACTGTGTCAACTTGCATGACGCTTTTACTTTTCAAGGTCACTACTGTATAGTATTTGAGTCTTTGGGACCAAGTTTGTATGATTTTATGAAGCTACACAACTACAAATCCTTTCCCATGGAGTGCGTGCAAGATTTTGCGATTCAGTTGTTGGAAACATTGGAGTTCTTGCATTCGTTTCGCCTGATCCATACGGATCTGAAGATTGAAAATGTGTTACTCATGAATGCACGTGAAGTATCTTTTTCGCACGGTGATCGTCGACACCAGCAATATGTGCCGGCATCGACCCGCATCAAGGTTATTGACTTTGGAGGAGCCTGCtacgacgaggaaaagaaatcgacGGTGATCAATACCCGTCAGTACCGGGCTCCCGAAGTTATCCTGGGAACGGGCTGGAGTATGCCGTCTGACATATGGTCCACCGGGTGCATTCTAGCAGAACTGTACCAAGGAGAACTACTGTTTTCGACTCACGACAATTTAGAACACTTGGCCTTGATAGAACGTACGCTGGGACCTTTTCCTCGCCATTTGGTGGAACGCGCCAAAAAATTGGGAGGTAGTAGTGACAGCAGCAGTCGACGATTTGCTAGGGAAGCCTTCGACTCGAAAGGTCGGCATCGCATGGGACGTGTTTTGTCGTCCGAGAACGCCGCGTACGTTCAAAAAGCAATGCCGCTGGAACGACTCATTGCCTCGCACGACGATTGGTTCTTGGAATTATTACGACGTATGCTTGTGATAGACCCGCAAGAACGAGCCACGGCGCATGAGTGTTTGCAATATTTGACACGAGTTCGCCGGAACGTTCCGCGCTTCCTTTGA